One Nostoc sp. UHCC 0302 DNA window includes the following coding sequences:
- a CDS encoding class I SAM-dependent methyltransferase, whose translation MTKISVPPFLSSHWKDSFSLKQHLQEFLHLDSKTLDIKLETGQQKMANLAHKDFDWSKAAAFYRDKVGELYLFELGAWHLASYDYIENTVLLIIDHAQGQVLDFGGGIGTHTIAAALCPQVEQVIYCDINPISREFVQYRAKQLGLSKKIIVCEQIPPEETFDTIVSFDVLEHLPDPSQQLLEFHEILKPEGKIILNWHFFKGVNQEYPFHIDDPQVVNTFFNTIQSNFLEIFHPYHITARCYRKWI comes from the coding sequence ATGACTAAAATATCAGTCCCACCTTTTTTAAGCAGTCATTGGAAAGATTCATTTAGCTTAAAACAGCATCTACAGGAATTTTTACATCTAGATTCCAAAACACTCGATATCAAGTTAGAAACTGGTCAGCAAAAAATGGCCAATTTAGCTCACAAAGATTTTGATTGGTCAAAAGCTGCTGCTTTTTATCGAGATAAAGTAGGAGAACTTTATTTATTTGAATTGGGAGCGTGGCATTTAGCAAGTTATGACTATATTGAAAATACGGTGCTATTGATTATAGATCATGCTCAAGGACAAGTGTTAGATTTTGGTGGTGGTATTGGAACTCATACAATTGCTGCTGCCCTTTGTCCTCAAGTTGAACAAGTGATCTACTGTGATATTAATCCTATTAGTCGTGAATTTGTTCAATATCGAGCCAAACAATTAGGATTGAGCAAAAAAATTATTGTTTGTGAGCAGATACCTCCAGAAGAGACTTTTGATACCATTGTGTCCTTTGATGTTTTAGAACATTTACCAGATCCTAGCCAGCAATTGTTAGAATTCCATGAAATTCTCAAACCTGAAGGTAAAATAATTCTCAATTGGCATTTCTTTAAAGGTGTTAATCAAGAGTATCCCTTTCATATAGATGATCCTCAAGTAGTTAACACCTTCTTCAATACAATTCAAAGTAACTTCTTAGAAATTTTTCATCCCTATCACATTACAGCTCGTTGCTACCGTAAATGGATTTGA
- a CDS encoding class I SAM-dependent methyltransferase, which translates to MQQSHQISTSDIFSAVYANNVWGGSLGEFYSGKGSDNTLSRAYCEFIADFVAKNSVEDIKIVDLGCGDFRVGQQLLQKLAASEIKYQYTGVDIVPELIENHQRKYANKDINFVSLNLIEEDLPQGNICLIRQVLQHLSNQDVKRILDKVSQYKYVFITESHPVNKLNCIPNLDITTGADIRLLYNSGVFLDKEPFNLTGVELVLTTPYHEDACLYDKQSQLCTFKIENTSNSQESTIS; encoded by the coding sequence ATGCAACAATCTCATCAAATCTCAACATCTGATATATTTTCGGCAGTATACGCTAATAATGTCTGGGGCGGAAGTTTAGGAGAATTTTACTCAGGCAAAGGTTCAGATAATACTTTATCTCGTGCTTATTGTGAATTTATTGCCGATTTTGTGGCGAAAAATAGCGTGGAAGATATTAAAATTGTAGATTTGGGATGTGGTGATTTTCGAGTTGGGCAGCAACTCTTACAAAAACTAGCAGCCTCTGAAATTAAATATCAATATACAGGTGTAGATATAGTACCAGAATTAATAGAAAATCACCAAAGAAAATATGCTAATAAAGATATAAATTTTGTATCTCTTAATCTTATAGAGGAAGATTTACCGCAAGGAAATATATGTTTAATACGCCAAGTTTTACAGCATTTATCTAATCAAGATGTTAAGAGAATTTTAGATAAAGTCTCTCAATATAAATATGTATTTATTACCGAAAGCCATCCAGTTAATAAATTAAATTGTATACCAAACCTAGATATAACAACGGGGGCTGATATTAGATTGCTATATAATTCTGGAGTTTTTTTAGATAAAGAGCCTTTTAATTTAACTGGTGTTGAACTAGTTTTAACTACCCCTTATCACGAAGATGCTTGTTTGTATGATAAGCAGAGTCAACTTTGTACTTTTAAAATTGAAAATACTAGTAATAGTCAAGAAAGTACAATCAGTTGA
- a CDS encoding ABC transporter substrate-binding protein translates to MNLTLFQSQIKTFAWRLSVLGIVISICLILLSGCQITAQKNDRVIHLSLWQSINPPANRDVFEKLVDKFNQTHTDIQVESIFIGQPQLPKILTAVVGNAPPDILSFDPQMTGQFVELGAILPLEEWLDKLPLKSEISPNIWEQLELNAHLWSIPLYTSNVGIFYRPKLFQAAGITQTPKTWEELRQVAKKLTIDRNGDNRPEQYGILLPLGKEEWTVFSWFPFLLSAGGEVVTNNRPNLTNPGAIAALKFWQDLIKDGSATLSAPERGYEEDAFIAGRVAMQITGPWTYIMKSNVDYQVFPIPANVQHATVTATGNLYLMKTTPAREQAALKFLEYVLSEEFQTEWSIGTGFLPVNLQSAQSQAYQEFIKQKPVLKVFLDQISVSGSRPIIPGYSRLSDSLGRAIEATMLGASPETALKKAQANLDLIWDSVQSGKVRK, encoded by the coding sequence ATGAACCTTACACTTTTCCAATCTCAGATTAAGACTTTTGCTTGGCGGCTTTCAGTTCTGGGAATTGTTATTAGTATATGTCTCATACTTTTATCTGGTTGTCAGATAACAGCACAGAAGAATGATAGAGTAATTCATCTGAGCCTATGGCAATCAATTAATCCTCCTGCTAATCGGGATGTGTTTGAAAAACTAGTAGATAAATTTAATCAGACTCATACTGATATCCAGGTTGAATCTATCTTTATAGGTCAACCTCAACTGCCGAAAATTTTAACAGCAGTTGTCGGCAATGCACCTCCAGATATTCTGTCATTTGATCCTCAAATGACAGGTCAGTTTGTAGAACTAGGAGCCATTCTACCTCTAGAAGAATGGTTAGATAAATTGCCCTTGAAGTCGGAAATTAGTCCCAACATCTGGGAGCAATTAGAATTAAACGCTCACCTTTGGTCAATCCCACTCTACACAAGCAATGTGGGCATTTTTTACCGACCTAAGCTTTTCCAAGCTGCAGGAATTACCCAAACTCCGAAGACTTGGGAAGAGTTAAGACAAGTCGCTAAAAAATTGACCATAGATCGTAATGGCGACAATCGACCAGAACAATACGGAATTTTGCTGCCTTTAGGTAAGGAAGAATGGACTGTCTTTAGTTGGTTTCCCTTTTTATTAAGCGCTGGGGGAGAAGTTGTCACAAATAATCGCCCAAATTTGACGAATCCGGGAGCGATCGCAGCCTTAAAATTTTGGCAAGACCTAATAAAAGATGGTTCAGCAACTCTTTCTGCTCCAGAACGGGGTTATGAAGAAGATGCTTTTATAGCAGGTCGGGTTGCTATGCAGATTACAGGCCCTTGGACTTATATAATGAAGTCCAACGTTGATTATCAAGTATTTCCCATACCTGCAAATGTGCAGCACGCTACAGTTACAGCCACTGGAAATCTGTATTTGATGAAGACCACACCAGCAAGAGAGCAAGCCGCACTCAAATTTTTGGAATATGTTTTAAGTGAAGAATTCCAAACAGAATGGAGTATCGGAACAGGTTTTTTACCAGTCAACCTCCAATCAGCCCAAAGTCAAGCTTACCAAGAATTTATTAAGCAAAAACCTGTCTTGAAAGTATTTCTTGACCAAATATCTGTATCAGGTTCTCGACCAATAATTCCTGGCTATAGCCGCTTGTCTGACAGTCTTGGTCGTGCTATTGAAGCCACTATGTTAGGTGCATCTCCAGAAACAGCACTGAAAAAAGCCCAAGCAAACCTTGATTTAATTTGGGATTCCGTGCAATCTGGGAAAGTGAGGAAATGA
- a CDS encoding LD-carboxypeptidase, giving the protein MKSKILPAPLKPGDLLRVIAPSGALRELEAFGRSLEIWRSRGYKIEIFPKIDDKWGYLAGTDENRRNQLAAAWNDPDCRGILSARGGFGSTRILENWHWQQNSATPKWLIGFSDITAILWSLYTVGISSVHGPVLTTFADEPDWSIERLFNWLEGRPLKPLNGCGWGGGVVTGILLPGNLTVATHLLSTPIFPNLDGVILALEDVTEAPYRIDRMLTQWRLSGVLAKVRGIALGGFTRCEAPPNVPSFSIEEVLRDRLGDLGIPIVSNLPFGHDAPNAALPVGIEVTLDADQGILDIRR; this is encoded by the coding sequence ATGAAATCTAAAATCCTGCCAGCACCCCTCAAACCTGGAGACCTACTACGAGTTATTGCCCCTAGTGGTGCTTTACGAGAATTAGAGGCGTTTGGGCGGAGTTTAGAAATTTGGCGATCGCGTGGCTATAAAATAGAAATCTTCCCTAAGATAGATGATAAATGGGGGTACTTAGCTGGGACAGATGAAAACCGCCGTAATCAATTAGCAGCAGCATGGAATGATCCCGATTGTCGCGGTATTCTCTCTGCTAGAGGTGGTTTTGGCAGTACCCGCATTTTAGAAAATTGGCATTGGCAACAAAACTCGGCAACACCAAAGTGGCTAATTGGCTTTTCTGATATCACCGCTATTCTCTGGAGCCTCTATACAGTAGGAATTTCTAGCGTACATGGCCCCGTACTGACCACGTTTGCAGATGAGCCAGATTGGTCAATTGAGCGATTGTTCAATTGGCTCGAAGGTCGTCCCCTCAAACCTCTCAATGGCTGTGGTTGGGGCGGTGGCGTTGTTACAGGAATTTTGTTACCAGGTAATTTGACAGTAGCAACTCATCTTTTAAGTACACCAATCTTCCCAAATCTTGATGGTGTGATTCTAGCACTTGAAGATGTCACAGAAGCCCCCTACCGCATTGACCGAATGCTGACACAGTGGCGTTTAAGTGGTGTACTGGCAAAAGTTCGTGGGATTGCTTTGGGGGGCTTTACTCGCTGTGAAGCGCCGCCTAACGTGCCTAGCTTTAGCATAGAAGAAGTTTTGCGCGATCGCTTAGGTGATTTAGGAATTCCCATAGTCTCTAACTTACCTTTTGGTCACGATGCCCCAAATGCAGCCTTACCAGTTGGTATAGAAGTAACTTTAGATGCTGATCAAGGAATATTGGATATTAGACGTTAG
- a CDS encoding class I SAM-dependent methyltransferase: MKDKHNLLQNLLGKSNSIALSEDLENLPFTWERLIPKQLANDSASQKLFDIHSRRYEIAARYVKGKRVLDIACGTGYGSQILCRAGASAVVGVDISPTTVQYAKKHYQEPNVQFVHADAEQFEWPDLFDVIVSFETIEHVPHPDKLLARLRSLLAVGGDLLLSVPLGETRHLDPYHLHAFSQEDVFALLKTAGFVVDQYHCDNFQLTRSDLLHWRELYPAARPSLREQFFTRRGWHILRDFLFKGAINVPELMIAVR; this comes from the coding sequence ATGAAAGACAAACATAATCTTCTCCAAAATCTATTGGGCAAGAGTAACTCTATTGCATTGAGCGAAGATTTAGAGAACCTTCCTTTCACATGGGAACGCCTAATTCCCAAACAGTTAGCCAATGATTCAGCAAGCCAAAAGCTTTTTGATATTCATTCGCGACGCTACGAGATTGCCGCGCGTTACGTAAAAGGTAAACGGGTTTTGGATATCGCCTGCGGTACAGGATACGGCAGCCAAATACTTTGTCGCGCAGGTGCTTCTGCTGTTGTAGGGGTCGATATCTCCCCTACTACTGTGCAGTACGCTAAGAAGCATTACCAAGAGCCTAATGTGCAGTTCGTCCACGCCGATGCTGAACAGTTTGAGTGGCCAGATTTGTTCGACGTTATTGTTTCCTTTGAAACGATAGAACACGTTCCCCATCCCGATAAGTTACTCGCTCGCCTCCGTAGCCTGCTGGCTGTTGGGGGCGATTTGCTGCTGTCAGTACCACTGGGTGAAACCCGACATCTTGACCCCTACCATCTCCATGCTTTTAGTCAGGAGGATGTATTTGCATTACTGAAGACAGCTGGCTTTGTGGTAGACCAATATCATTGTGATAATTTTCAATTAACTCGAAGTGATCTTCTTCACTGGAGAGAACTTTATCCAGCAGCCAGACCATCTCTACGCGAGCAGTTTTTCACTCGTAGGGGATGGCATATCCTACGTGACTTTCTTTTTAAAGGCGCTATTAATGTGCCTGAGTTAATGATTGCTGTCCGATAA
- a CDS encoding glycosyltransferase, translating into MTHFGVLCLASAGHLNPMTTLARELQQRGHRVTLFGVPDVRPQALIAGIEFWPIGESEFPAGSMPQLFAQLGKLSGLPAMRYTVNWFKQVSTMTFRDVPPAIKAAGVEALLIDQAVVGAGSIADFLDIPFVSVCNALMFNQEEGVPPFVTPWNYNPSLWALLRNRVGYSVFNRILQPIRKVVEEFRQIKNLPAYTSYDDVYSKLAQVSQQPREFEFPRRDLPQSFHFTSPFIDAACREPVFFPFEKLTGQPLIYASMGTLQNRQQHIFRCIAEACVGLDAQLIISLGGALNPESLLKMPGTPLLVSHAPQLELLKKATLTITHAGLNTALESLSNGVPMVAIPITNDQPAVAARISWIGAGEVLQPSSLSVPKLRAAIKRVLSKVSYKNNAIRLQEAIHLTKGVSKAADIIEQAITTGKPVLAQRYLQQAVLSSNNKAFAKVD; encoded by the coding sequence ATGACTCATTTTGGGGTTCTCTGTTTGGCATCAGCTGGTCACCTTAACCCAATGACCACGTTGGCTCGTGAACTACAACAGCGCGGACATCGTGTAACTTTATTTGGAGTTCCTGATGTTCGACCTCAAGCACTAATAGCAGGAATAGAATTTTGGCCGATTGGCGAGTCTGAGTTTCCGGCGGGAAGTATGCCCCAATTGTTTGCACAATTGGGTAAGTTGAGCGGATTACCTGCAATGCGTTACACCGTCAATTGGTTCAAGCAGGTATCTACTATGACTTTCCGAGATGTCCCACCAGCAATTAAGGCGGCTGGTGTAGAAGCATTACTCATTGATCAAGCGGTCGTCGGTGCAGGGAGTATTGCAGATTTCTTAGATATTCCCTTCGTCAGTGTTTGCAATGCCCTAATGTTCAATCAAGAAGAAGGTGTTCCGCCCTTTGTCACACCCTGGAACTATAATCCATCACTATGGGCGTTACTACGCAACCGAGTCGGATACTCTGTATTCAATCGCATCCTGCAACCAATCCGCAAAGTAGTAGAAGAATTTCGCCAAATCAAAAATTTGCCTGCATATACCAGCTATGATGATGTCTACTCGAAGCTGGCTCAAGTAAGTCAGCAACCGCGCGAGTTTGAGTTTCCCCGCCGCGATTTGCCCCAGTCATTTCATTTCACTAGCCCTTTTATTGATGCAGCTTGTCGAGAACCTGTATTTTTCCCTTTTGAAAAGTTGACAGGGCAACCACTGATTTACGCTTCGATGGGAACATTACAAAATCGCCAACAACATATTTTCCGCTGTATTGCTGAAGCTTGTGTGGGGTTGGATGCCCAATTGATAATTTCTCTAGGTGGCGCTCTTAATCCAGAATCTCTGTTAAAAATGCCAGGAACGCCTTTGCTCGTTTCTCATGCACCCCAACTAGAATTACTTAAAAAAGCCACTCTGACTATTACTCATGCCGGACTAAATACCGCCCTAGAATCTCTCAGCAATGGTGTGCCAATGGTTGCCATTCCCATTACCAATGATCAGCCAGCTGTAGCAGCCCGCATTTCTTGGATTGGTGCGGGAGAAGTTTTGCAGCCATCAAGCTTAAGTGTTCCTAAATTAAGAGCAGCTATCAAGCGAGTATTGAGTAAAGTTTCTTACAAAAACAATGCAATTCGGTTACAAGAAGCTATTCATCTAACCAAAGGAGTTAGCAAGGCTGCTGATATTATTGAACAGGCCATAACTACTGGAAAACCTGTCTTGGCTCAACGATATCTTCAGCAGGCAGTTTTGTCTTCAAATAATAAAGCTTTTGCAAAAGTCGATTAA
- a CDS encoding NAD-dependent epimerase/dehydratase family protein, whose translation MNLSEKRLLISGIGGPIGLRAAELAIAKGIKVRGLERSADKAEAAQNLGAEVILGSITDSAIAQKACQGVDIVLHTAAVAKETGSLKYFREINVGGTVNIAKAAKSAGVKTLVHLSSVLVYGFKYPDRVTESGPLSGENNPFCQSTIEAETALFQLNSPPDFGIVIIRSGDVYGPGCIPWIVRPLLLMRQGLFAYANDGRGVINHLYIDNLIDAIFLAIAKQTYGEIFNITDGEETSWKEYFTRLAEIGDAPEPISLPASVLKSVLWQQNLANKLLGKKNAILPESIDFVTRPYAYSIAKAQSILSYQPKINLEEGMRRTQEWLEQTNIQELIEQ comes from the coding sequence ATGAACCTATCTGAAAAAAGGCTTCTGATATCGGGAATCGGTGGCCCTATCGGCTTGCGGGCTGCTGAGTTAGCTATAGCCAAAGGCATCAAAGTTCGTGGTTTAGAACGTTCCGCAGATAAAGCCGAAGCAGCGCAGAATTTGGGTGCTGAGGTAATTTTAGGCAGTATCACCGACTCTGCTATTGCCCAAAAGGCTTGTCAGGGAGTGGACATTGTTTTACATACAGCAGCAGTTGCCAAAGAAACTGGGTCACTCAAGTATTTTCGTGAGATAAATGTTGGTGGCACGGTCAACATAGCTAAAGCTGCCAAGAGTGCTGGTGTAAAAACCTTAGTTCATCTTTCAAGCGTTTTAGTGTATGGCTTTAAATATCCCGATCGCGTCACAGAATCTGGCCCCCTCTCTGGCGAAAATAATCCCTTTTGCCAGTCAACAATAGAAGCTGAAACAGCACTATTTCAACTGAATTCCCCACCAGATTTTGGCATTGTGATCATTAGATCAGGAGATGTTTATGGCCCAGGGTGCATCCCTTGGATAGTGCGACCGCTGCTGTTGATGCGCCAAGGATTATTTGCTTATGCTAACGATGGTCGTGGAGTGATCAATCATCTATATATAGATAACTTAATTGATGCGATCTTTCTGGCGATCGCCAAACAAACATACGGTGAAATCTTTAATATCACCGATGGCGAAGAAACTTCGTGGAAAGAGTATTTTACACGTCTTGCCGAAATTGGCGATGCACCAGAGCCGATTTCTCTACCAGCGAGTGTCCTTAAATCTGTACTTTGGCAGCAAAATTTAGCCAATAAGCTTTTAGGTAAGAAAAACGCTATTCTCCCTGAGTCAATAGATTTTGTGACTCGCCCTTACGCTTATTCTATTGCCAAAGCCCAAAGCATATTAAGTTATCAGCCAAAAATCAACCTAGAAGAGGGAATGCGACGCACACAGGAATGGTTGGAACAAACTAATATCCAAGAGTTGATTGAGCAATGA
- a CDS encoding acyl carrier protein, with the protein MSQPTYNSTKKAYTAKEIQVWLSTQISEMLGITLNEIDVTAPLDSYGLDSAQGMLLASKASKLLGFKLSPLLLWHYPTIELLSQRLAEESQNSDLEIFEI; encoded by the coding sequence ATGAGTCAACCTACTTATAATTCAACAAAGAAGGCATACACAGCAAAAGAAATTCAGGTTTGGTTAAGTACTCAAATTTCTGAGATGCTGGGAATTACACTCAATGAAATAGATGTCACAGCACCTTTAGATAGCTACGGCTTGGATTCAGCCCAGGGGATGCTCCTAGCTTCTAAAGCAAGTAAATTATTAGGATTTAAATTGTCTCCCTTACTGTTATGGCATTACCCTACAATTGAATTACTTTCCCAGCGGTTAGCTGAAGAATCTCAAAATTCTGATTTAGAAATATTTGAAATTTAG
- a CDS encoding condensation domain-containing protein, protein MINNRKLSRIEQAMETLNSRATTWNILTISRINGPLSKEMVRQALDIVQCRQPRLNYRIIRSMNSLYFQAQGTAKISLRVVNKLEEEQWQEVVSEEMNEEIDSSKGLLRVVLVPILNKSNLSYLITTVHHAIADGLSCIQLHSEILTYCHKIEDGEIITPVTSLPLLPSSEELLPKWTKGLRGSISSIMFLLRLSFQRIWYRPKTLGFEKYAPIVKRRSDIIHRQISQELTQKFVNLCRQEKTTVNSALCAAMMFTVARKIIKNNTKSIPVSCLTYLDLRRHIKPRISDEEMAVLASSLMGFYTIERDTSFWELARQVKQKLEASIKHGDLFKVMLIANHLINYCFIQPKEVAATVSLSNLGKVNIPKTYGVFELEEISFAASHSLYAGMFVTHASTFQGKMLLNFVFSQPSISQNTMEILITDFLSCIFEVCNLDGNPYFT, encoded by the coding sequence ATGATTAACAATAGAAAACTCAGTCGTATTGAGCAGGCTATGGAAACCTTAAATAGCCGTGCTACAACTTGGAATATATTGACTATTAGCCGTATCAATGGGCCACTAAGTAAGGAAATGGTTAGACAGGCTTTAGACATAGTTCAATGTCGACAGCCCCGTCTTAATTATCGGATTATTCGCTCTATGAATAGTCTCTACTTTCAAGCCCAAGGGACAGCAAAAATTAGCTTACGTGTTGTAAATAAATTAGAAGAGGAGCAATGGCAAGAAGTAGTTTCTGAAGAGATGAATGAAGAAATCGATAGTAGTAAAGGGTTATTGCGAGTCGTACTTGTTCCTATCTTAAATAAAAGTAATTTAAGTTACTTGATTACAACAGTACACCATGCGATCGCTGATGGTCTATCATGCATTCAACTTCACTCAGAAATCTTAACCTATTGTCATAAAATTGAAGATGGTGAAATAATTACCCCAGTTACTAGCTTACCTTTGCTTCCATCCAGCGAAGAACTGCTGCCTAAATGGACAAAGGGTTTAAGAGGTAGTATAAGTAGCATAATGTTTTTGTTGAGGCTATCGTTTCAGAGAATTTGGTATCGACCAAAAACATTAGGTTTTGAAAAATACGCACCTATTGTCAAGCGTCGCTCTGATATTATTCATAGACAAATTAGCCAAGAGTTAACCCAAAAGTTTGTCAATCTTTGTCGTCAAGAAAAGACCACAGTTAACAGTGCTTTATGTGCAGCAATGATGTTTACAGTAGCACGAAAAATAATTAAAAATAATACAAAAAGCATACCAGTTAGCTGTTTAACATATCTTGATTTAAGGAGACATATTAAACCTCGAATCAGTGACGAAGAAATGGCTGTATTAGCTTCGTCTCTTATGGGATTTTATACTATAGAGCGAGATACTTCTTTTTGGGAATTAGCCCGACAGGTGAAACAAAAGCTGGAAGCTAGTATTAAGCACGGCGATTTATTTAAGGTAATGTTAATTGCTAACCATCTTATCAATTATTGTTTCATTCAACCCAAGGAAGTAGCTGCTACAGTATCCCTTTCCAATCTTGGCAAAGTAAACATCCCCAAAACTTATGGTGTATTTGAACTAGAAGAAATCAGTTTTGCTGCTTCGCATTCTTTATATGCTGGTATGTTCGTTACCCATGCCTCAACTTTTCAAGGAAAAATGCTGTTAAATTTCGTATTTTCTCAGCCTTCAATTAGTCAAAATACTATGGAGATTCTTATAACCGATTTCCTATCTTGTATTTTCGAAGTTTGCAATTTAGATGGCAATCCTTATTTTACTTAA
- a CDS encoding PfaD family polyunsaturated fatty acid/polyketide biosynthesis protein, translating into MTTVNTLISKHDNGLKFSTHFYSQSQLWKGDLDSIAFEQKAIKNKFLILTQPCYIVKVGGKIGVTNDGYLSPIKNGTTAEVELLTFVPPISIQQLGDPNFLSFHGVKYAYATGAMAAGIASEEMVIALGKAQILSSFGAGGLSLDRLEAAINRIQQALPQGPYAFNLIHSPSEPAIERRAVDLYLKYQVRTVEASAFLDLTPNIVYYRVAGLGLNDANQIEIKNKVIAKISRREVATKFLQPAPERILKELVEKGLITELQANIAAQVPMADDITVEADSGGHTDNRPLVCLLPSIISLRDEIQAKYQYETPIRVGVAGGIATPQSALAAFMMGAAYVVTGSINQSCVESGTSQYTKQLLAQADMTDVMMAPAADMFEMGVKLQVLKKGTLFPLRAQKLFELYKTYNSIEEIPTQEIEKLEKQIFRNSLEAVWQETTNYLSQRNPDKLLKATNNSKLKMALIFRWYLGLSSRWSNSGEKGREIDYQIWCGPAIGSFNDWVRDSDLFDPNNRRVVDVAHHIMTGAAFLYRIQSLKTQGLQASDDYNRYSPVISPNLLNND; encoded by the coding sequence ATGACAACTGTAAATACTTTAATAAGTAAACACGATAATGGTCTGAAATTTTCTACCCATTTCTATAGTCAAAGCCAACTTTGGAAAGGTGATTTAGATTCTATAGCTTTTGAGCAAAAAGCCATTAAGAATAAATTTTTGATATTAACTCAACCTTGTTACATCGTTAAAGTTGGCGGAAAAATTGGTGTAACTAATGACGGTTATTTATCACCTATTAAAAATGGGACAACAGCAGAAGTAGAACTGCTGACATTTGTGCCACCAATTAGCATTCAACAACTAGGAGACCCCAATTTTCTCTCTTTTCATGGAGTGAAATATGCGTATGCTACTGGTGCAATGGCAGCTGGTATTGCTTCTGAAGAAATGGTAATTGCACTCGGTAAAGCCCAAATTTTGAGTTCTTTTGGTGCTGGTGGTTTAAGTCTAGACCGTTTGGAAGCCGCTATTAACCGCATTCAACAAGCCCTTCCTCAAGGCCCTTATGCTTTTAATTTAATTCACAGTCCCAGTGAACCAGCAATTGAGCGCCGTGCTGTAGATTTATACTTGAAATATCAAGTCAGAACCGTAGAAGCTTCAGCATTTCTCGACTTAACACCGAACATTGTTTATTATCGTGTTGCTGGGCTTGGTTTAAATGACGCCAATCAAATTGAAATCAAAAATAAAGTCATTGCCAAAATTTCTCGTCGAGAAGTCGCTACGAAATTTTTACAACCAGCACCAGAGAGAATTCTTAAAGAACTTGTTGAAAAAGGCTTAATTACTGAGTTACAAGCTAATATTGCCGCTCAAGTGCCGATGGCTGATGATATTACCGTCGAAGCTGATTCTGGCGGTCATACAGATAACCGTCCCCTGGTTTGTCTGTTACCTTCTATTATTAGTTTGCGGGATGAAATTCAAGCCAAATATCAATACGAAACACCGATTAGAGTTGGAGTAGCTGGGGGAATAGCCACACCACAATCAGCCTTAGCTGCTTTTATGATGGGTGCTGCTTATGTAGTGACAGGCTCGATTAATCAATCATGTGTTGAATCTGGAACTTCTCAATATACGAAACAATTGCTAGCTCAAGCCGACATGACTGATGTGATGATGGCTCCCGCAGCAGATATGTTTGAGATGGGAGTAAAACTTCAAGTACTAAAAAAAGGCACTCTGTTTCCTCTACGAGCGCAAAAATTGTTTGAGTTATATAAAACCTATAACTCAATTGAAGAAATTCCTACCCAGGAAATAGAAAAATTAGAAAAGCAAATTTTTAGAAATAGTCTAGAAGCGGTTTGGCAAGAAACAACTAATTATTTGTCGCAGCGTAATCCCGATAAATTACTCAAAGCAACTAACAATTCTAAATTAAAAATGGCTTTAATTTTTCGTTGGTATTTGGGATTATCTTCTCGCTGGTCTAACTCAGGCGAAAAAGGCCGAGAAATTGATTATCAAATTTGGTGTGGCCCTGCAATAGGAAGCTTCAATGATTGGGTAAGAGATTCTGACTTATTTGACCCAAATAATCGCAGAGTCGTTGATGTTGCTCACCATATTATGACTGGAGCCGCATTTTTATACCGCATACAAAGTTTAAAAACACAAGGACTTCAAGCTTCAGATGATTACAATCGCTATTCACCAGTAATTTCTCCTAATTTGTTGAATAATGATTGA